In Ciconia boyciana chromosome 12, ASM3463844v1, whole genome shotgun sequence, a genomic segment contains:
- the P2RY10 gene encoding putative P2Y purinoceptor 10 — MTHSPYTTTDVSSSPVMTQSNQTCSGHNITFKNSLYATTYTIIFIPGLLANSAALWVLCRFISKKNKAVIFMINLAVADLAHVLSLPLRIYYYINSTWPFGRFLCLLCFYLKYLNMYASICFLTCISIQRYFFLYQPFKAKDWKRRYDVAISTVVWLFVGVACLPFPIMRSYGLAKNTCFADLQVRQIDSKVATVLMTGTAELFGFIGPLIIILFCTWKTKDSLRGFQIPLQNSGERRKALRMVSMCAIVFCVCFAPYHINFFFYMLVKENVITDCFLSTITLYAQPFCLSLASLDCCLDPILYFFMTSEFQDQISRHSSMVIRSRLMSKESASSIKE; from the coding sequence ATGACCCACTCACCCTATACCACGACAGATGTTTCCAGCAGCCCAGTCATGACACAGAGCAACCAGACCTGCTCCGGTCACAATATAACATTCAAAAACAGCCTGTACGCAACCACTTACACCATCATATTCATCCCCGGCCTCCTGGCAAACAGCGCTGCCTTATGGGTCTTGTGTCGCTTCATCAGCAAGAAGAACAAAGCCGTCATTTTCATGATCAACCTGGCTGTGGCCGACCTGGCTCACGTCCTCTCGCTGCCACTGCGAATATACTATTATATTAACTCCACGTGGCCTTTTGGCAGATTCCTTTGCTTACTGTGCTTCTACCTGAAGTACCTCAACATGTATGCCAGCATTTGTTTCCTCACCTGCATCAGCATCCAGAGGTATTTCTTCCTGTATCAGCCGTTCAAAGCCAAGGACTGGAAGCGGCGGTACGATGTAGCCATCAGCACTGTGGTGTGGCTCTTTGTTGGGGTGGCGTGCCTGCCATTCCCCATCATGCGCAGCTACGGCCTGGCCAAAAACACCTGCTTTGCAGACCTTCAAGTCCGGCAGATCGACAGCAAGGTGGCCACTGTGCTGATGACGGGCACGGCAGAGCTCTTCGGGTTCATCGGTCCTCtcatcattattttattctgtacttggaaaacaaaagactCTCTTCGGGGCTTCCAGATACCGCTGCAAAACAGCGGCGAGAGGCGGAAGGCTTTAAGGATGGTCTCCATGTGTGCCATTGTGTTTTGCGTGTGTTTCGCACCATACCACATCAACTTCTTTTTCTACATGTTGGTGAAAGAAAACGTCATTACAGACTGCTTCCTGAGTACCATCACGCTCTATGCCCAACCCTTTTGCTTAAGTCTTGCCAGTCTGGACTGCTGTTTGGATCCgatcctgtatttttttatgaCTTCGGAGTTTCAGGACCAGATATCAAGGCACAGCAGCATGGTCATCAGGAGTCGGCTCATGAGCAAAGAGAGTGCATCATCAATTAAGGAATGA